The following coding sequences lie in one Porphyromonas asaccharolytica DSM 20707 genomic window:
- the purB gene encoding adenylosuccinate lyase: protein MSALQAISPLDGRYASKTAPLAAYSSESALIRYRVRIEVEYLIALTQAIPALSKALTEPKQEALRKLYKEWSAEAAQEVKDIEATTNHDVKAVEYYIKRHLPQLGLEKIEEFVHFGLTSQDVNNTAFPLMLREALHEVYLPTLQKLIEQLRQLANEWHDVAMLARTHGQPASPTRLGKEIMVFVYRLEQQTKALERVPITGKFGGATGNFNAHHVAYPTIDWVAFGNSFLSSLGLEREQYTTQISNYDNLAALFEAMARINTILIDLARDFWSYISMGYFGQKIKAGEVGSSAMPHKVNPIDFENAEGNLGLANAVALHLASKLPISRLQRDLTDSTVIRNQLVPMGYTLIAFSSLSKGLGKLVIHPERIAHDLECNWAVVAEAIQTILRREGYPHPYETLKALTRTGEEISQETIAHFIDTLEVDEAVKAELRQITPHNYVGL from the coding sequence ATGTCAGCTCTTCAAGCAATCTCACCTCTAGATGGACGCTATGCGAGCAAAACGGCTCCCCTAGCAGCTTACAGCTCCGAGTCAGCGCTCATCCGCTACCGTGTACGTATCGAGGTAGAGTACCTCATAGCGTTAACCCAAGCGATACCCGCACTGAGCAAAGCCCTCACAGAGCCTAAGCAAGAGGCTCTAAGAAAGCTTTACAAGGAGTGGTCCGCAGAGGCCGCACAAGAGGTGAAGGATATCGAGGCTACGACCAATCATGATGTCAAGGCTGTCGAGTACTACATCAAGCGTCATCTACCTCAGTTGGGACTAGAAAAGATTGAGGAGTTTGTCCACTTCGGACTAACCTCACAAGATGTCAACAATACCGCCTTCCCGCTTATGCTGCGCGAGGCACTGCACGAGGTCTACCTTCCTACGCTTCAGAAGCTCATCGAGCAGCTACGTCAGCTCGCTAATGAGTGGCACGATGTCGCTATGCTAGCGCGCACGCATGGTCAGCCCGCTAGCCCCACACGTCTAGGCAAGGAGATCATGGTCTTCGTCTACCGCTTGGAGCAGCAGACCAAAGCTCTAGAGAGGGTGCCTATCACGGGCAAGTTTGGCGGTGCTACGGGTAATTTTAATGCACACCATGTCGCCTACCCTACCATTGACTGGGTCGCTTTTGGCAATAGTTTCCTCTCATCTCTAGGGCTAGAGCGTGAGCAGTACACGACACAGATCTCCAACTACGACAACCTCGCCGCCCTCTTTGAGGCGATGGCTCGTATCAACACGATCCTCATCGATCTCGCTCGAGACTTCTGGAGCTACATCTCTATGGGTTACTTCGGACAGAAAATCAAGGCGGGAGAAGTCGGCTCTAGTGCTATGCCTCACAAGGTTAATCCCATTGACTTTGAGAATGCTGAGGGCAATCTCGGGCTAGCTAATGCAGTGGCTCTGCACCTAGCCTCTAAGCTTCCCATATCTCGTCTGCAACGGGACCTGACCGACTCGACGGTGATACGCAATCAGCTTGTTCCGATGGGCTACACGCTGATAGCTTTCAGTAGCCTCTCTAAGGGTCTTGGCAAGCTTGTCATCCACCCCGAGCGCATCGCTCATGATCTAGAGTGCAACTGGGCCGTGGTCGCCGAGGCTATCCAGACGATTCTGCGCCGTGAGGGTTATCCGCACCCCTATGAGACACTCAAAGCACTGACCCGCACGGGTGAGGAGATAAGCCAAGAGACGATCGCCCACTTTATCGACACCTTAGAGGTTGATGAGGCGGTCAAGGCAGAGCTTCGTCAGATCACGCCACATAACTATGTAGGGCTCTAG
- the infC gene encoding translation initiation factor IF-3 codes for MANSRNFRRPPIKEQPNRINEQIPHREVRLVGDNVDQGVYPIQQARRIAELQGLDLVEISPNAEPPVCRVTNYQKFLYQQKKRQKEQKAKQAKVVVKEIRFGPQTDDHDYNFKLRHAEGFLKDGFKVKAYVFFRGRSILFKDQGEILLLRFANDLEDLARVESMPVLEGKRMTIMLAPKPASAKGKKKEPKQTNEEQTDQEVSEKNEDE; via the coding sequence ATGGCAAACAGTAGAAATTTCAGACGTCCACCCATCAAAGAGCAACCGAACCGGATCAACGAGCAGATACCTCATCGCGAGGTACGTCTCGTCGGTGACAATGTAGACCAGGGGGTCTACCCTATCCAGCAAGCTCGTCGTATAGCCGAGCTACAAGGACTAGACCTTGTGGAGATCTCTCCCAATGCGGAGCCGCCCGTATGTCGTGTGACTAACTACCAGAAGTTTCTCTACCAGCAGAAGAAGAGACAGAAGGAGCAAAAGGCTAAGCAGGCTAAGGTGGTCGTCAAGGAGATCCGCTTCGGACCTCAGACGGATGACCACGACTACAACTTCAAGCTTCGTCACGCTGAGGGCTTCCTTAAGGATGGCTTTAAGGTGAAAGCGTACGTCTTCTTCCGTGGTCGCAGTATCCTCTTTAAGGATCAAGGCGAGATACTCCTCCTACGCTTTGCCAACGATCTAGAAGATCTGGCGCGTGTCGAGAGTATGCCAGTGCTAGAGGGCAAGCGCATGACGATCATGCTAGCTCCTAAGCCAGCCTCTGCTAAGGGTAAGAAAAAGGAACCCAAGCAGACCAACGAGGAGCAGACAGATCAAGAAGTATCGGAGAAGAACGAAGACGAGTAG
- the thrS gene encoding threonine--tRNA ligase, translating to MSDQIHITLPDGSVKEMKQGVTPLDIANSISERLAQEVLAAECDGKLIDVRTPLMHDAHIKLLKWEDEGGKHAFWHTSAHLMAEALQELYPGVQFGIGPAIDAGFYYDIDTGDEVIKSEDLPKIEAKMLELARRKETLERKAISKSDALDFFKKTGQGYKLELINDLEDGTITTYTQGAFTDLCRGPHLPSTAPIKAVKLLSVAGAYWRGDETRKQLTRIYGITFPKKKLLDEYLALLEEAKKRDHRKIGKELELFAFSQRVGQGLPLWLPRGTQLRLKLEDFLKRIQKRYGYQQVMTPHIGNVELYKTSGHYAKYGADSFQVITTPQEGEAFMLKPMNCPHHCEIYRLKPHSYRDLPVRLAEFGTVYRYEQSGELHGLTRVRGFTQDDAHIFCRPDQVKEEFLKVMDIIFIIFRALDFENFEAQISLRSQTDRSKYIGSEENWDRAEQAIIEACQEAGLPAHVEYDEAAFYGPKLDFMVKDALGRRWQLGTIQVDYNLPERFDLEYTGEDNQKHRPVMIHRAPFGSMERFVAVLIEHTAGKFPLWLAPDQVVILPVSERFNEYANEVAVALSEHDISVSIDDRNEKVGRKIRDNELKRIPYMLIVGEQEQADGTVSVRKQGEGDVGTEKISTFAERILQEIESQMNAKG from the coding sequence ATGTCTGATCAGATACATATCACGCTACCCGATGGCAGTGTTAAGGAAATGAAGCAGGGGGTGACCCCGCTAGATATAGCGAATAGCATCAGCGAGCGACTGGCACAGGAGGTCCTAGCGGCCGAGTGCGATGGCAAGCTCATCGATGTGCGTACTCCGCTCATGCATGATGCCCACATCAAGCTCCTCAAGTGGGAGGACGAGGGTGGCAAGCACGCCTTCTGGCACACCTCGGCTCACCTTATGGCGGAGGCTCTACAGGAGCTTTACCCTGGCGTACAGTTTGGCATAGGACCTGCTATCGATGCGGGCTTCTACTATGACATAGATACTGGTGATGAGGTGATCAAGTCGGAGGATCTGCCTAAGATCGAAGCTAAGATGCTGGAACTGGCGCGTCGCAAGGAGACGCTCGAGCGCAAAGCTATCTCCAAGAGCGATGCCCTAGACTTCTTCAAGAAAACAGGTCAGGGCTACAAGCTAGAGCTGATCAACGATCTGGAGGATGGCACCATCACGACCTATACGCAGGGTGCCTTCACCGACCTCTGCCGTGGACCACACCTCCCCTCCACAGCGCCTATAAAGGCGGTCAAGCTACTGAGCGTGGCTGGTGCTTACTGGCGTGGTGATGAGACACGCAAGCAATTGACTCGTATATATGGTATCACTTTCCCCAAGAAGAAGCTCCTTGACGAGTACCTTGCGCTGCTCGAAGAGGCAAAGAAACGTGATCACCGCAAGATAGGTAAGGAGCTGGAGCTTTTTGCCTTCTCACAACGTGTCGGACAGGGGCTGCCTCTATGGCTACCACGTGGTACGCAGCTGAGACTCAAGCTAGAGGATTTTCTCAAGCGTATCCAAAAGCGCTACGGCTATCAGCAGGTGATGACGCCTCACATCGGCAATGTGGAGCTCTACAAGACGAGCGGTCACTATGCTAAGTATGGTGCTGACTCATTTCAAGTGATCACGACACCTCAGGAGGGAGAAGCCTTCATGCTGAAGCCAATGAACTGCCCCCACCACTGCGAGATATATAGGCTCAAGCCTCACTCCTACAGAGATCTACCCGTACGTCTGGCTGAGTTTGGTACGGTCTATCGCTACGAGCAGAGCGGTGAGCTACACGGCTTGACGCGCGTACGTGGCTTTACGCAAGACGATGCACATATCTTCTGCCGTCCTGATCAGGTCAAAGAGGAATTCCTCAAGGTGATGGACATTATCTTCATCATCTTTAGAGCACTGGACTTTGAGAACTTTGAGGCACAGATCTCTCTACGCAGCCAGACTGACCGTAGCAAGTACATCGGTAGCGAGGAAAACTGGGATCGTGCTGAGCAGGCCATTATCGAAGCTTGTCAAGAGGCTGGTCTACCGGCACATGTTGAGTACGATGAGGCAGCATTCTATGGCCCGAAGCTTGACTTTATGGTCAAGGATGCTCTCGGTAGACGCTGGCAGCTAGGTACGATCCAGGTAGACTACAACCTACCAGAGCGTTTTGACCTAGAGTACACGGGCGAGGACAATCAGAAGCACCGCCCCGTGATGATACACCGCGCACCCTTTGGCTCGATGGAGCGATTTGTAGCGGTGCTCATAGAGCACACGGCGGGCAAGTTCCCCCTATGGTTGGCTCCAGACCAAGTCGTCATATTGCCAGTCTCGGAGCGCTTCAACGAATACGCAAATGAGGTGGCAGTTGCTCTAAGCGAGCATGACATCAGCGTATCGATCGATGACCGCAACGAGAAGGTCGGTCGCAAGATACGTGACAATGAGCTCAAGCGCATCCCCTACATGCTGATCGTGGGTGAGCAGGAGCAGGCTGACGGCACTGTCTCGGTGCGTAAGCAAGGCGAGGGTGATGTTGGTACGGAAAAAATTAGTACCTTTGCCGAGCGTATCCTTCAGGAGATAGAGAGTCAGATGAATGCCAAGGGGTAG
- the rplT gene encoding 50S ribosomal protein L20: protein MPRSVNHVASRAKRKRILKLTRGYIGARSNVWTVAKNGWEKGLKYAYRDRKNKKRSFRALWIQRINAAARLEGMTYSTLMGALHKQGIEINRKVLADLAMNNPEAFKSICEKARG, encoded by the coding sequence ATGCCTAGATCAGTAAATCACGTCGCTTCACGAGCTAAGCGCAAGAGAATACTCAAGCTAACACGCGGATACATCGGTGCCCGCAGTAACGTATGGACCGTAGCCAAGAATGGCTGGGAGAAGGGTCTGAAGTACGCTTACCGTGACCGTAAGAATAAGAAGCGCTCTTTCCGCGCTCTATGGATACAGCGTATCAACGCTGCTGCACGCCTGGAGGGTATGACCTACTCTACACTTATGGGTGCCCTACATAAGCAGGGGATTGAGATCAATCGTAAGGTCCTCGCTGACCTCGCGATGAACAACCCCGAAGCCTTTAAGTCTATCTGCGAAAAGGCTAGAGGCTAA
- a CDS encoding pseudouridine synthase, with protein MSIDSNPTSEAQHKKSPSADSSAEVPSSASTGKRKRQRIARPAVSESLIRVKVSGEESATVTHRNIDASEMVKPRDINAEKALERRHNFDDQHNEGRNFHKVSAPMSVVSEGNQDDPVIYPYAKQRGKATRPKAHSEEARTSSPRRKRGANTTDRKDKRSSAPRKNTGQRSNKQRKGEAKPRTPKAPVEPVRYASPLVEAGEPIRLNKFLSNSGLCSRRMADQYIAAGRVKVNGAVISELGSQVLPTDQVMVDDKLVSLEAKVYVLLNKPKNCVTTLTDPEGRRTVMDLVHNACTERIYPIGRLDRNTTGILLLTNDGDLAVRLMHPAFRKKKIYEVALDKEVTVEHMQMIAHGFELEDGEIHADAISYITGQTHDKVGIEIHSGRNRIVRRIFEHLGYRVVHLDRVYYAGLTKKDLPRGRWRYLTPEEVRYLRMGVKEQEDNGVAPTTKVYHKHQETPDHPFASEEIED; from the coding sequence ATGTCTATAGACAGCAATCCTACATCAGAGGCACAGCACAAGAAGAGTCCCTCTGCCGACTCCTCTGCGGAGGTGCCCTCGTCAGCATCTACTGGCAAGCGAAAACGTCAGCGCATAGCGCGACCCGCTGTCAGTGAGTCCTTGATCCGTGTCAAGGTCAGTGGTGAAGAGAGTGCCACCGTGACGCATCGCAACATAGATGCCTCCGAGATGGTCAAGCCCCGTGACATCAATGCAGAAAAAGCTTTAGAGCGAAGACATAACTTCGACGATCAACATAATGAAGGGCGCAATTTTCACAAAGTTTCGGCACCGATGTCTGTAGTAAGCGAAGGTAATCAGGATGACCCTGTCATATACCCATACGCCAAGCAGAGAGGAAAGGCTACCCGCCCTAAAGCACATAGCGAAGAAGCTCGCACCTCATCACCACGACGCAAGAGAGGAGCCAATACAACCGATCGTAAAGATAAGCGCTCCTCAGCTCCTCGCAAGAACACTGGTCAACGGTCTAATAAGCAACGTAAGGGCGAAGCAAAGCCTCGCACACCTAAGGCGCCTGTCGAGCCCGTACGCTACGCCTCTCCCCTAGTCGAGGCTGGCGAACCGATACGACTTAATAAGTTCCTCTCCAACTCTGGGCTATGTTCGCGTCGCATGGCAGACCAGTACATCGCTGCAGGACGTGTCAAGGTCAATGGTGCCGTTATCTCCGAGCTTGGCTCGCAGGTGCTGCCGACTGATCAAGTGATGGTCGATGACAAGCTGGTCTCTCTAGAGGCTAAGGTCTACGTACTACTCAACAAGCCGAAGAACTGCGTCACCACGCTCACCGATCCCGAGGGGCGACGCACCGTCATGGATCTCGTGCACAACGCTTGCACCGAGCGCATCTACCCCATCGGTCGCCTAGACCGCAACACGACCGGCATACTCCTTCTCACCAATGATGGCGATCTAGCGGTACGCTTGATGCACCCCGCCTTTCGCAAGAAGAAAATCTACGAGGTAGCCCTCGACAAGGAGGTCACCGTAGAGCACATGCAGATGATCGCTCATGGCTTCGAGTTAGAAGATGGAGAGATCCACGCCGATGCCATCAGCTATATCACAGGACAGACCCACGACAAGGTCGGCATAGAGATCCACTCGGGTCGCAACCGCATCGTGCGTCGCATCTTCGAGCATCTAGGCTATCGCGTTGTGCACCTAGACCGTGTCTACTACGCAGGTCTCACCAAGAAAGATCTACCACGAGGACGCTGGCGCTACCTTACGCCCGAGGAAGTACGCTACCTCCGCATGGGTGTCAAGGAGCAAGAGGACAACGGCGTAGCACCCACCACCAAAGTCTACCATAAGCACCAAGAGACACCAGATCATCCCTTTGCATCCGAAGAGATAGAAGACTAA
- the serC gene encoding 3-phosphoserine/phosphohydroxythreonine transaminase: protein MKKHNFYAGPSVLNRGVIERTADAVLNFADMDLSLLEISHRSKQFQAVMDEAVATFKELLDIPEGYEVLFLGGGASLQFYMVPLNLMGKKAAYLNTGTWSTNAIKQAGFVDKVFGTETVVVASSEDKNFTYIPKNFTIPEDVDYFHYTSNNTIYGTEIRKDFDCKVPLVADMSSDIFSRPVDVSKYDCIYGGAQKNMGPAGTTFVVIRKDALGKIDRPLPTMLDYQTHVKKGSMFNTPPVLPIYTCLQTMKWYKEMGGVKAMEQRAKEKADALYTEIDRNKLFRGTVEAEDRSRMNVCFVLNDEYAELQDDFFNFATERGMVGIKGHRSVGGFRASLYNGLEMESVQALIKAMQDFEKKH from the coding sequence ATGAAAAAGCACAACTTCTATGCTGGTCCCTCGGTACTGAACCGTGGCGTGATCGAGCGCACTGCTGATGCGGTGCTGAACTTTGCTGACATGGATCTCTCACTCCTTGAGATCTCTCACCGCAGCAAGCAATTCCAAGCTGTAATGGACGAGGCCGTAGCTACCTTCAAGGAGCTACTGGACATCCCCGAGGGTTACGAGGTACTCTTCCTCGGAGGTGGTGCTAGCCTCCAGTTCTACATGGTACCGCTCAACCTCATGGGCAAGAAAGCAGCTTACCTCAACACGGGTACGTGGTCTACTAACGCTATCAAGCAGGCAGGCTTCGTAGACAAGGTATTCGGTACGGAGACAGTTGTTGTCGCTTCTTCAGAGGATAAGAACTTCACCTACATCCCCAAGAATTTCACCATTCCCGAGGATGTGGACTACTTCCACTACACCTCCAACAATACCATCTACGGTACAGAGATCCGCAAGGACTTCGACTGCAAGGTACCTCTTGTTGCCGATATGAGTAGTGATATCTTCTCTCGTCCAGTAGACGTCAGCAAGTACGACTGTATCTACGGTGGAGCTCAGAAGAACATGGGTCCTGCCGGTACGACCTTCGTAGTAATCCGCAAGGATGCGCTAGGCAAGATCGATCGTCCACTACCTACGATGCTCGACTACCAGACGCACGTCAAGAAGGGCTCTATGTTCAATACGCCTCCTGTCCTACCTATCTATACTTGCCTCCAGACCATGAAGTGGTACAAGGAGATGGGCGGTGTCAAGGCTATGGAGCAGCGTGCTAAGGAGAAGGCTGACGCTCTCTACACAGAGATCGACCGCAACAAGCTCTTCCGTGGTACTGTCGAGGCTGAGGATCGCTCTCGCATGAACGTATGCTTCGTCCTCAACGATGAGTATGCAGAGCTACAGGATGACTTCTTCAACTTCGCTACCGAGCGTGGTATGGTAGGTATCAAGGGTCACCGCTCTGTAGGTGGCTTCCGTGCATCTCTCTACAATGGCCTCGAGATGGAGAGCGTACAGGCTCTGATCAAGGCTATGCAAGACTTCGAGAAGAAGCACTAA
- a CDS encoding NAD(P)-dependent oxidoreductase: protein MTKVLIATEKPFAPVAVDGIRKIVEGAGFELVLLEKYTERQQLLDAVKDVDAIIVRSDKIQADVFEAAKNLKIVVRAGAGYDNVDLEAATKHNVCVMNTPGQNSNAVAELAFALMLAMVRNHFNGKSGSELKGKKLGIQGFGHIGRCLAKIAQGFGMEVYYNKRHRLDAAEEKELGLTYCSQEDLFKQCDIVSLNTPKTAETVKSINGKYVKMMPKGGLIVNTARKEIIDEECFLAALKERTDVRYATDIAPDMHEEYQKELQDRYLATAKKMGAQTAEANINAGLAAANQIVGFIKDGCETFRVN from the coding sequence ATGACTAAAGTACTTATCGCAACTGAGAAGCCCTTTGCACCAGTCGCTGTAGATGGCATTCGCAAGATTGTAGAGGGTGCTGGCTTTGAGCTAGTACTCCTAGAGAAATATACAGAGCGTCAGCAGCTCCTCGACGCTGTCAAGGATGTAGACGCTATCATCGTACGTAGCGACAAAATCCAGGCTGATGTCTTTGAGGCTGCTAAGAACCTCAAGATCGTCGTACGCGCTGGTGCTGGCTATGACAACGTAGACTTAGAGGCTGCTACCAAGCACAACGTCTGCGTGATGAACACTCCTGGACAGAACTCCAACGCTGTTGCTGAGCTTGCTTTTGCGCTCATGCTCGCTATGGTTCGCAACCACTTCAACGGCAAGTCTGGCTCTGAGCTCAAGGGCAAGAAGCTCGGTATCCAGGGCTTCGGACACATCGGTCGTTGCCTAGCTAAGATCGCTCAGGGCTTCGGCATGGAGGTTTACTACAACAAGCGTCACCGCCTCGATGCAGCTGAGGAGAAGGAGCTCGGGCTCACCTACTGCAGCCAGGAGGATCTCTTCAAGCAGTGCGACATCGTATCGCTCAATACGCCCAAGACCGCTGAGACTGTCAAGAGCATCAACGGCAAGTATGTCAAGATGATGCCTAAGGGTGGTCTCATCGTCAATACGGCTCGTAAGGAGATCATCGATGAGGAGTGCTTCCTAGCAGCTCTCAAGGAGCGCACGGACGTACGCTACGCTACCGATATCGCGCCTGACATGCACGAGGAGTACCAGAAGGAGCTACAGGATCGCTACCTAGCTACCGCTAAGAAGATGGGTGCTCAGACAGCTGAGGCAAACATCAACGCTGGTCTTGCTGCTGCTAACCAGATCGTTGGCTTCATCAAGGATGGTTGTGAGACTTTCCGCGTCAACTAA
- the rpmI gene encoding 50S ribosomal protein L35, whose amino-acid sequence MPKQKTVSGAKKRFFLTGSGRVKRKHAYKSHILTKKSKKRKRNLTYTALVHPHNEKSVKEMLNL is encoded by the coding sequence ATGCCTAAACAGAAGACAGTATCAGGCGCTAAGAAGCGTTTTTTCCTGACAGGTAGCGGACGCGTCAAGCGTAAGCATGCGTACAAGAGTCACATCCTCACCAAAAAGAGCAAGAAGCGTAAGCGCAATCTTACCTACACAGCTCTCGTGCACCCACACAATGAGAAGAGTGTCAAGGAGATGCTCAACCTTTAA
- the asnS gene encoding asparagine--tRNA ligase produces MNNSLPRTTIKELPQLAQRQLPQPVCVKGWVRTKRGNKAVCFVALNDGSTVHNIQIVIDKAQTDPKLLEQITTGAAIGVVGTLVASQGQGQEYEIQADEITIYGTSDPVRYPLQKKGHTLEFLREIAHLRPRTNTFAAVLRIRHNMAYAIHTFFHERGYFYLHTPIITSSDAEGAGQMFTVTTLDMNKLPLAKDGSVDYSKDFFGKHTSLTVSGQLEGELGAMALGGIYTFGPTFRAENSNTPRHLAEFWMVEPEVAFMDNEGNQDLAEAFTKHCLQWALDHCMDDLEFLAEHYDKELIERIRFVVERPFVRTTYTEGVAILEEAVRGGKKFEFPVYWGADLASEHERYLVEQHYNAPVIMTDYPKEIKAFYMKQNDDGKTVRGMDVLFPHIGEIIGGSERETDIDKLTARAQEVGIKDKDLWWYLDTRRYGSAPHAGFGLGFERLLLFVTGMTNIRDVIPFPRTPNNANF; encoded by the coding sequence ATGAATAACTCACTACCACGCACTACTATCAAGGAGCTCCCCCAACTTGCTCAGCGTCAGCTCCCCCAGCCCGTCTGTGTCAAGGGATGGGTACGCACCAAGCGAGGCAACAAGGCTGTCTGCTTCGTTGCGCTCAACGATGGCTCGACAGTACATAACATACAGATTGTCATTGACAAGGCTCAGACCGACCCCAAGCTCCTCGAGCAGATCACCACAGGCGCCGCTATCGGTGTCGTCGGTACGCTCGTCGCTTCACAGGGTCAAGGGCAAGAGTACGAGATCCAAGCTGACGAAATAACCATCTACGGTACCTCTGATCCCGTTCGCTATCCACTGCAAAAGAAAGGGCACACACTAGAGTTCCTTCGTGAGATCGCTCACCTGCGTCCACGTACCAACACATTCGCAGCCGTTCTCCGCATTCGCCACAACATGGCTTATGCGATCCACACTTTCTTTCACGAGCGTGGTTACTTCTACCTTCACACCCCGATCATCACCTCAAGCGATGCCGAGGGGGCTGGGCAAATGTTTACCGTCACCACGCTAGACATGAACAAGCTCCCCCTTGCTAAAGACGGGAGTGTGGACTATAGCAAAGACTTCTTTGGCAAGCACACCTCGCTGACCGTGTCGGGACAGCTAGAGGGTGAGCTAGGAGCCATGGCTCTAGGCGGTATCTATACCTTTGGTCCTACCTTTAGAGCTGAAAACTCCAACACACCTCGTCACCTGGCTGAGTTCTGGATGGTCGAGCCTGAGGTCGCCTTTATGGATAATGAAGGCAACCAAGACCTCGCAGAGGCATTCACCAAGCACTGTCTGCAGTGGGCTCTAGATCATTGTATGGACGACCTCGAGTTCCTAGCCGAGCATTATGACAAGGAGCTCATCGAGCGCATCCGCTTCGTCGTGGAGCGTCCATTCGTACGCACCACCTATACCGAGGGTGTGGCGATCCTCGAGGAGGCCGTCCGTGGCGGCAAGAAGTTCGAGTTCCCCGTCTACTGGGGTGCTGACCTCGCCAGCGAGCATGAGCGTTACCTCGTCGAGCAGCACTACAATGCGCCCGTCATCATGACCGACTACCCGAAGGAGATCAAGGCCTTCTATATGAAGCAAAACGACGACGGCAAGACCGTCCGCGGTATGGACGTTCTCTTCCCGCACATTGGCGAGATCATCGGAGGTAGCGAGCGAGAGACCGACATCGACAAGCTCACAGCACGTGCCCAGGAGGTCGGCATCAAGGACAAGGATCTATGGTGGTACCTCGACACGCGTCGCTATGGCTCAGCACCACATGCGGGCTTCGGGCTAGGCTTCGAGAGACTCCTCCTCTTCGTCACTGGCATGACCAACATCCGTGACGTGATCCCCTTCCCCCGCACGCCAAACAACGCCAACTTCTAG
- a CDS encoding DUF1015 domain-containing protein: MAIIKPFKGYRPPQNLVEKVNSRPYDVLNSDEARKEAEGNPMSLYHIIKPEINFPAGTDEHDPKVYDEAVKQYQHFKKEGWLVQDDKECYYVYAQTMNGKTQYGLVIGAYVEDYLNGVIKKHELTRRDKEEDRMKHVRINNANIEPVFFAYPDNDELDKIVAKYTAEKPVYDFVANDTFQHQFWIIDNDQDIKRITELFGQMPALYIADGHHRSAAAALVGAEKAKQNPNHRGDEEYNYFMAVAFPANQLTVIDYNRVVKDLNGLSSEEFLKKLEKDFVVEKKGTEIYKPAKLHNFSLYLDGNWYSLTAKPGTYDDNDPIGILDVTISSNHILDEILGIKDLRSDKRIDFVGGIRGLGELKKRVDSGEMKVALALYPVTMKQIMDIADTGNIMPPKTTWFEPKLRSGIVIHELS; encoded by the coding sequence ATGGCTATAATCAAACCATTCAAAGGATACAGACCACCACAGAATCTTGTCGAGAAGGTCAACTCTCGTCCCTACGACGTGCTAAACTCTGACGAGGCACGCAAGGAGGCAGAGGGCAATCCTATGTCTCTATACCACATCATCAAGCCGGAGATCAACTTCCCCGCAGGTACCGACGAGCACGACCCCAAGGTCTACGACGAGGCTGTCAAGCAGTACCAGCACTTCAAGAAGGAGGGCTGGCTCGTACAGGACGACAAGGAGTGCTACTACGTCTATGCTCAGACGATGAACGGCAAGACACAGTATGGTCTCGTCATCGGCGCTTATGTCGAGGACTACCTCAACGGTGTCATCAAGAAGCACGAGCTCACACGCCGTGACAAGGAGGAGGATCGTATGAAGCACGTCCGCATCAACAATGCGAACATTGAGCCGGTCTTCTTCGCTTACCCTGACAATGATGAGCTAGACAAGATTGTCGCTAAGTATACAGCCGAGAAGCCTGTCTACGACTTCGTTGCCAACGATACCTTCCAGCATCAGTTCTGGATCATCGACAACGATCAGGATATCAAGCGCATCACCGAGCTATTTGGCCAGATGCCTGCACTCTACATCGCTGATGGTCACCATCGTAGTGCTGCTGCAGCACTCGTAGGTGCTGAGAAGGCTAAGCAAAACCCCAATCACCGTGGTGATGAGGAGTACAACTACTTTATGGCTGTCGCCTTCCCCGCCAACCAGCTCACTGTCATCGACTACAACCGTGTCGTCAAGGATCTCAATGGGCTAAGCAGCGAGGAGTTCCTCAAGAAGCTCGAAAAGGACTTCGTCGTCGAGAAGAAGGGCACAGAGATCTACAAGCCCGCTAAGCTGCACAACTTCTCACTCTACCTAGATGGCAACTGGTACTCGCTCACCGCTAAGCCAGGCACCTACGATGACAACGATCCTATCGGCATCCTAGACGTCACCATCTCATCGAATCACATCCTCGATGAGATCCTCGGCATCAAGGATCTACGTAGTGACAAGCGCATCGACTTCGTTGGTGGTATCCGCGGTCTTGGCGAGCTCAAGAAGCGTGTCGACTCAGGCGAGATGAAGGTAGCACTAGCTCTCTATCCCGTCACGATGAAGCAAATCATGGACATCGCTGACACGGGCAACATCATGCCACCTAAGACTACGTGGTTCGAGCCTAAGCTCCGCTCCGGTATCGTCATCCACGAGCTCAGCTAG